The Drosophila gunungcola strain Sukarami chromosome 3L unlocalized genomic scaffold, Dgunungcola_SK_2 000003F, whole genome shotgun sequence genome contains a region encoding:
- the LOC128258132 gene encoding tyrosine 3-monooxygenase: MMAVAAAQKNREMFAIKKSYSIENGYPSRRRSLVDDARFETLVVKQTKQTVLEEARSKANDDSLEECILQAQEHIPAEQNVELQDEQANLENLPLENEYVAVEEDVEFESAEPEAEQSQEPEGERQQPATKNDYGLTEDEILLANAASESPEAEAAMQSAALVVRLKEGISSLGRILKAIETFHGAVQHVESRQSRVEGVDHDVLIKLDMTRGNLLQLIRSLRQSGSFSSMNLMADNNLNVKAPWFPKHASELDNCNHLMTKYEPDLDMNHPGFADKVYRQRRKEIAEIAFAYKYGDPIPYIEYSDVEVKTWRSVFKTVQDLAPKHACAEYRAAFQMLQDEQIFVETRLPQLQEMSDFLRKNTGFSLRPAAGLLTARDFLASLAFRIFQSTQYVRHVNSPYHTPEPDSIHELLGHMPLLADPSFAQFSQEIGLASLGASDEEIEKLSTVYWFTVEFGLCKEHGQIKAYGAGLLSSYGELLHAISDKCEHRAFEPASTAVQPYQDQEYQPIYYVAESFEDAKDKFRRWVSTMSRPFEVRFNPHTERVEVLDSVDKLETLVHQMNTEILHLTNAISKLRRPF; encoded by the exons atgatgGCCGTTGCAGCAGCCCAAAAGAACCGCGAGATGTTCGCCATCAAGAAATCCTACAGTATTGAG AATGGGTATCCTTCCCGTCGCCGCAGCCTGGTGGACGATGCCCGTTTCGAGACCCTGGTGGTCAAGCAGACCAAACAAACCGTCCTCGAGGAAGCCCGCAGCAAGGCAAATG acgATTCCCTGGAGGAGTGCATTCTGCAGGCTCAGGAGCACATTCCTGCCGAGCAGAATGTGGAGCTGCAGGACGAGCAAGCCAATCTGGAGAACCTGCCCTTGGAGAACGAATATGTTGCAG TTGAGGAGGATGTTGAGTTTGAGAGCGCCGAGCCAGAGGCGGAGCAGTCGCAGGAGCCAGAAGGCGAACGCCAGCAGCCAGCAACCAAGAACG ATTACGGTCTCACCGAGGACGAGATTTTGTTGGCCAATGCGGCATCGGAGTCGCCGGAGGCGGAGGCCGCCATGCAGAGCGCCGCCTTGGTGGTGCGCCTCAAGGAGGGCATCTCCTCGCTGGGCCGCATCCTCAAGGCCATCGAGACCTTCCACGGGGCCGTTCAGCATGTGGAGTCGCGACAGTCGCGCGTCGAGGGCGTGGATCACGATGTCCTGATCAAGTTGGACATGACCCGCGGCAACCTGCTGCAGCTGATCCGATCCCTGCGCCAGTCCGGCTCCTTCAGCAGCATGAACCTGATGGCCGACAACAACCTGAACGTGAAGGCCCCCTGGTTCCCCAAGCACGCCTCCGAGCTGGACAACTGCAACCACCTGATGACCAAGTACGAGCCCGATTTGGACATGAACCATCCCGGATTCGCCGACAAGGTGTACCGCCAACGCCGCAAGGAGATCGCCGAGATTGCCTTCGCCTACAAGTACGGAGATCCGATCCCATACATTGAGTACTCCGACGTGGAGGTCAAGACCTGGCGCTCGGTCTTCAAGACCGTCCAGGATTTGGCCCCCAAGCATGCCTGTGCCGAGTACCGTGCCGCCTTCCAGATGCTCCAGGACGAGCAGATCTTCGTGGAGACCCGTCTGCCCCAGCTGCAGGAGATGTCCGACTTCCTGCGCAAGAACACTGGCTTCTCGCTGCGTCCGGCCGCCGGCCTCCTCACCGCCCGCGACTTCCTCGCCTCCCTGGCCTTCCGCATCTTCCAGAGCACCCAGTATGTGCGCCACGTCAACTCGCCGTACCACACCCCCGAGCC CGATTCCATTCACGAGCTGCTGGGTCACATGCCGCTGCTGGCCGATCCCAGCTTCGCCCAGTTCTCGCAGGAGATTGGACTGGCCTCGCTGGGTGCCTCCGACGAAGAAATCGAGAAGCTGTCCACG GTCTACTGGTTCACTGTTGAGTTCGGTCTCTGCAAGGAACATGGCCAGATCAAGGCCTACGGTGCTGGTCTCCTGAGCTCCTACGGCGAGCTGTTGCACGCCATTAGCGACAAGTGCGAGCACCGTGCCTTCGAGCCCGCCTCCACGGCCGTGCAGCCCTACCAGGATCAGGAGTACCAGCCCATCTACTACGTGGCCGAGAGCTTCGAGGATGCCAAGGACAAGTTCCGCCGCTGGGTCAGCACCATGTCGCGTCCCTTCGAGGTGCGCTTCAATCCGCACACCGAGCGCGTCGAGGTCCTGGACTCCGTGGACAAGCTGGAGACCCTGGTGCACCAGATGAACACGGAGATCTTGCACCTGACCAACGCCATCTCCAAGCTGCGACGCCCGTTCTAA
- the LOC128258632 gene encoding ras-related and estrogen-regulated growth inhibitor yields the protein MTTRIRRKKSTLTELKIAVIGAPSVGKSALIVRFLTKRYIGEYDHQTENRYKHEAMVDGEPVLFEILDTCPKAEDEYPNAAELVQWADGLLLVYSITDRKSFNYIRRAKSDLQSDTPVQLCANKVDMVHLRQVSRDEGEILAKDFECKFSEVSAADHVDQVAEVFNELCKEVLASKRKSKQSLLERMLGGARPYSRGKSDSNLPKD from the exons ATGACCACGCGTATTCGGCGCAAGAAGTCCACGCTGACGGAGTTGAAGATAGCCGTGATCGGGGCACCCAGTGTTGGCAAGAGCG ccCTAATTGTGCGTTTCTTGACAAAGCGTTACATCGGGGAGTACGATCATCAGACTGAGAATCGCTATAAGCACGAGGCGATGGTGGATGGCGAGCCAGTGCTCTTCGAAATCCTCGACACATGTCCCAAG GCTGAGGACGAATACCCAAATGCAGCTGAGCTTGTCCAATGGGCCGATGGCTTACTTCTGGTCTACTCAATAACAGATCGCAAAAGCTTCAACTATATACGCCGTGCCAAGTCCGATCTTCAGTCCGATACTCCCGTCCAACTGTGCGCCAACAAAGTGGATATGGTGCACCTGCGCCAGGTGAGCCGCGATGAGGGCGAAATCCTGGCCAAGGACTTCGAGTGCAAGTTCAGCGAGGTCTCCGCCGCCGACCATGTGGACCAAGTGGCCGAGGTCTTCAACGAGCTGTGCAAGGAGGTGCTGGCCTCCAAGCGCAAGTCCAAGCAGAGTCTGCTCGAAAGGATGCTGGGCGGGGCACGCCCCTACAGCCGAGGGAAGAGCGACAGCAATTTGCCAAAAGACTGA